GAGTAATTCAATGGTAGACTTGATTAAATGGCTGTATAAGTGAACACTGTTTGAAGAAGAGTAGAGTTTGTATTTTCTGTAATTTTGTAACTGTTATTCTTATGTTCCAAGAAAACACAACTAAAAATACAAGATGTTTTTTGGTGCGAATCTTTACCAAAAGAGGCGACTCCCATTGATACCTAAGGGATGACGCCTCTTTTTGTTTTCAATGCGTGTAGCGGCCTTGTTCACATAATAGTCCCGTATGCTATTTCTTTGCTGCTTTATTGGCCGGCGCAAACCAACCGAATAATGCAATGGCTATTAAGACGCCGTAGAAGATCAGCGTCCAGGTGGTGCTGTGCGGAAAGTGGTGATCCAGAATCCCAATATCCTCATGGGCAAGGGTAATGACCACCAGTTTGACACCGACCCAGGCCACAATGGCATAAGCGGTTGTTTCCAGTGCAGGGCGTTGATTAAGGAGCTTAACAAACCAGGTTGCTGCAAACTTAATCAGGATCAGGCCGGCAATCCCGCCGAGGACAACAACAGCAAACTGTCCTCCATCCATGCCGCCGAAATCATCAAGCGGTGAATCCGGAAGGCCGAGCGCTAAAGCAACCGCAGCTAGAATCGAATCAATGGCAAAAGCGAGGTCCGCTAAAGCAATCTTTCCGACTGTGGGCCAGAAACCTTTTCCGGCAGCCTCCTCTTTCGCTTCCTCATGAATGTTTTCATTTTTTTTCCCGAAACGGGCTTTTATCACATGCTTTAAGCCCAGGTAAAGAAGATACGCTGCTCCTATCGCCTGAATCTGCCAGACATTTGCGATAAACGAAATGGCAAAAAGCGCCCCAAACCGAAAGGCAAATGCCATGAGGATTCCATAATTTATCGCTCTTTTTTTCTGATCATCGGGTAAATGCTTGGCGATCACTGCCAGTACAAGGGCATTATCAGCCGACAGCAG
The Bacillus vallismortis genome window above contains:
- a CDS encoding TerC family protein; the encoded protein is MESIWLEYAWTLLILIGLEGLLSADNALVLAVIAKHLPDDQKKRAINYGILMAFAFRFGALFAISFIANVWQIQAIGAAYLLYLGLKHVIKARFGKKNENIHEEAKEEAAGKGFWPTVGKIALADLAFAIDSILAAVALALGLPDSPLDDFGGMDGGQFAVVVLGGIAGLILIKFAATWFVKLLNQRPALETTAYAIVAWVGVKLVVITLAHEDIGILDHHFPHSTTWTLIFYGVLIAIALFGWFAPANKAAKK